Proteins from one Chryseobacterium arthrosphaerae genomic window:
- the tssD gene encoding type VI secretion system tube protein TssD, whose amino-acid sequence MAERNSRGILKFNNGEGQKLLKMNYSVSRSTDVSGRVASDPSNALIKVTVEATDKSDILESLLNGKYKPTVGEIVFNKSHEEGTLITLKWENGYVIQHEVDFDAIDSNSMLISFVISAEGIDYGNSRFDGLWPAAGK is encoded by the coding sequence ATGGCAGAAAGAAACTCAAGAGGAATCTTAAAATTCAACAACGGCGAAGGACAGAAATTATTAAAAATGAACTACAGCGTATCGAGATCTACAGACGTATCCGGACGTGTAGCATCAGATCCTTCCAATGCATTGATCAAAGTTACAGTAGAAGCTACTGACAAATCAGACATCCTTGAAAGCTTACTGAACGGAAAATATAAGCCTACAGTAGGAGAAATCGTTTTCAACAAATCTCACGAAGAAGGAACACTGATCACCCTGAAATGGGAAAACGGATATGTGATTCAGCACGAAGTAGACTTCGACGCTATCGACAGCAACAGTATGCTGATCAGCTTCGTAATCAGTGCAGAAGGAATTGATTATGGAAACTCACGTTTCGATGGTTTATGGCCTGCAGCTGGTAAATAA